Genomic window (Gammaproteobacteria bacterium):
GAACCGGCGCAGGCCCGGCTCCGCGCGGAACGTGCCCTCGGGAAAGAACACCAGGCTTTGCCGCGTCTCGGCCAGGGCGAGGATGCGGCGTGCATCGGCGGCGCCGCGGCGCGTGTCGAAGCGCTCCACGAACTGGGAGCCAATACGCCGCAGGAAGAAGTGGGCGAAGGGAACCCGGGTCATCTCCCGCTTGATCACGAAGGCGAACCGCGGCGGCAGGACCGCCGCCAGAATGACGCCGTCGAGGTAGCTCGCGTGGTTGGCCACCACCACGCAGGGTGTGGCCGGCAGCTGGTCGAGGCCGGTCACCCGCGGACTGGAGGCGATCAGCGCCAGGAACAGCCGTGCGCTGCGCTGCGTGGCAACGCGGCGCGGGCCGACGCCGGGCAGCAGCGCCGTCGCGACCAGCAGGCCCAGCGCCACCATGCCGAAGGCCAGCCAGCAGGCCAGGCCGTAGGCAATCTCGGCGGTGCGGGTGGCGGTGCGGGGCGGCGTTTGCATTCTGTCAAAGGGCGAATTTATGTAACCCGTTGAGGGATTTGTGAGTGTGATCACGCACAGGCAAAACCTTGCCGCGCATACTGAACCATAACTTCCGTCACCACGGGGCAGCTGCCCACCCGGTCATTGTGCGGTGGGGCCAGTCGCCGGCGGACCGTGTCGCGCACCGGTTATCGGCACGCGGTCCGGGCCACTGAACCTGCCCCGGGTCCGCCATGGATGGCGGGCCTGCGGCGGCCATGGAATTGCTGAGCGGAGCGAAGTTACGTAATGTCCCCGACTTCCGTCAACGCCGTGGCGGGCAACAGTCCGCCGCCCAACTCCACCGAGGCGATCATCGACAAGTTCCTCGACGCCATCTGGATGGAGCGTGGCCTTTCCGCCAACACGCTCGGCGCCTACCGGGCCGACCTGCTGGCGCTGCAGCGCTGGCTGGCCCAGCGGGACAAGAGCCTGATCTATGCGACCCGCGCCGACCTGCTGGCCTTCATCGCCTGGCGGGCGAAGGAGGG
Coding sequences:
- a CDS encoding 1-acyl-sn-glycerol-3-phosphate acyltransferase, whose protein sequence is MQTPPRTATRTAEIAYGLACWLAFGMVALGLLVATALLPGVGPRRVATQRSARLFLALIASSPRVTGLDQLPATPCVVVANHASYLDGVILAAVLPPRFAFVIKREMTRVPFAHFFLRRIGSQFVERFDTRRGAADARRILALAETRQSLVFFPEGTFRAEPGLRRFQGGAFAAAARGRVPVVPVIIRGSRAMLAADMLLPRRAPLEVLVKPPLHHDAAGDAVATLRSASRTSILADLPEPDLVGQES